The Nostoc sp. PCC 7524 nucleotide sequence AACAAGCAGCAAGTTGCTTGAGGGTGGCGACAGATTCATCTAAAGCGATCGCAGTAGCATAACTCTCACTCAATTCCGACATCCTCGAAAATTCTGCTACGGGTAGAGGTTGTTCAATAAATTCAATTTCGCAAGCTAATTCTTGATTTTTTCGCAAATTGTCACAAGTTTGTAGCCATAACTTAGCTGCGTCATAGCTAAGTCCACCGTTGGCATCTAAGCGCAGTTTTACGGAGTTTGGTAAAGCTTGCGTCAATAAATCAAAAACTCTAAGTTCTTGGGTAATATCATCCACACCAATTTTCCATTTAAACGTGCGATATCCCTGTTGCCAAAGACTTTGCCATTGACTTAATGCTGCTTCCCCTGCTGGGAGTAAGGCACTGTATTGGGCATTGCTAGAAGACAATGTAAGGTATCCTTCCTCATCTCCCCCATCTCCCCCCACTCCCCACTCCCCACTCCCCAATCCCTCTAATGCTGACTCCAAGCCAAATTGACAGGCTGGTAAATTATCAGAAATGGCATAAATCGTTTCTGCTGTGATTTTTTGGGGGAGTTGGCGGCAAAAATCTAACGCCTGTTCTAGAGTTTCCGAACCGAACCAGCTAATAGGGGCGATTTCTCCCCAGCCGACTTTACCTGTAGCATCACACAGCCGCAAAATAATGGCTTCACGAATCTCCCAGACACCGTGACTGGTAACAAGCGATCGCGCAAATTTCCTGGCTATGGGACGAAATTCAAATTGGTAAAGCATGGGAGTAGGGACTGTCTCTCTAAATCTTCCACCCATACCCAATCTTTATATTCCGGCGATCGCAAATCCTACACCTAATAACAAGCAACTCCAAAAATGCACGGCTACGGCGATAAATTTACAGTTACTAACTTTTTCTGGTTGGTTGTGATTTTGCTGAACGTGGCGACACAATTTAAAGGCGTAGGGTAAACTCAGCCAGCTTAAGAGTGTCCACAGGGGGAAAAAGCCCAATAGGACAAACACCAAGGTAAACGGGTAAATAATGCCTGTAAACCAAATGAGAACTTTCGCACCTGTAGCTGTGCCTAAACGGACAATAGGCGATCGCTTACCGGCGGCGATGTCATCTTTAACTTGGTGAAAGTGTGAGCAAAATAAGATTAAACTGGTGACGATACCGACAATTACTGAAGCTGCTAGACTGGTTGCTGACCAAGTTTTGGTTTGACTGTAGTAGGCGGCGGTGATGCCTAAAGGGCCAAAGGCAAAAAAACACAGAACTTCACCTAAACCTTGGTATCCTAAACGGAAGGGAGGCCCTTGGTACATATAGCCCAAAAAGCAGCATAACAGAATTATGCCGATGATAGTAGGGTCTTGTTGCCAAGTAGCGATCGCGAGTATTCCCAACAAACCCGCAATCAAACACAAATTTCCTAACCAAAAAACTAAAGTCTTCTTACCAGTTAAATTTACCAGTGAATGATGTTTATTGACATCGATACCTGTTTCTGAATCAAATACATCATTACTAATATTTTCCCATGCCAGAATTAAAATTGCGGCGGCTATAAAAGTAGAAAATATCCCTACATTCACAATTTTATTTTCGGCAAATGCTACAGATGTTCCCACCCAAATCGGCATAATCGCAACACTGTACATGGGCGGTTTAATTGCCGCCATCCATAATTTACTCTGAGAACGAGAAATTTGCTTTGTAGTCATCAGTCGTGATTAATTAAATTGCCAGAGACTCATTCATAATTGAGTTTTTACGGTTTTGAGAAAACCCCAATCCTACTGAAGCAGGAAACACTTTTGTTTTTACCGTAACTACTTAACCTCCTCATGGCAACTTTGACAATTTGTGTTTGCAGCCCAAGCTCAAGTATGGCTTGTCAGGGTTTGGGAACACCAACAACAACGCAAACCATACTCTGGTGAAATGGTGACTGAATATGTTACCTGTAGAAATACGACCATGTTTAATTACACTTTAGGAAGATAACTTAAAAAAAATTTACTATTTATAGATCCATGACAGTTTCACCATGTCGTAGTAACTTCTTTGTAGAACACAAAGACCTATACCAATTTTTGTTAGCTGTTCAGGAAAACTGCCTCAAAAGTAGTTGCAGGCAAATTGTCAGCATTTCCCTGGAAATTGACTTAATTGATCCTTTGGTAGTATTAGATCAATTAGCGCAAGCAAATGCAATAAATTTTTACTTTGAGCATCGAGGCAAAGGTGAGGCGATCGCCGCCATCGATGCAGTCAAAAAAATCCAGATTAATGGTAAAGAACGGTTTACACAAGCTGAAATTTTTATCAAATCTCATCTAAAAAATATAATTAATTTTGGTATTACTAACGCAGCCTTTAGCGGCGCTCACTTTTTTTGTTACTTCAGCTTTTTTGACCAACATAACCAAGTAGATTACCCTTTTCCCTCAGCTACGGTTTTTCTACCACGTTGGCAAGTATCTATCAAAAATCAGCGATGTATATTGGTAATGAATACAGTCATTCATGCCAATGTTAATATTAAAATATTAATCCAAAATTTACGTAATAAAATAGATGATATTAATGCTTTAAGACGTGATGCCCACAATATTGATTATTTTCCAGCCATATTTACGAAAAAATCTGCTGTTAATGCCGAAAAATTTAAGCAATCTGTAGTATCAGTTTTAGATAAAATAAATTCTCATCATCTCAGAAAAATTGTCTTAGCAGATGTCTTAGATGTCAATTCCAATCAGGATTTTAACTTATTTAGTTCATTAAATAATCTCCGGAAAATTCATCCTAACTGTTATATTTTCTCTACCAGTAACGGCAAAGGACAAAACTTTATCGGTGCTAGTCCTGAAAGATTAATTAGTATCAACAATCAACAGTTAATTACTGATGCTTTGGCAGGTTCTGCACCACGGGGAAAAACCCCTGCGGAAGATGCAGCCAACGCCAATCGTCTACTTAATAGTGACAAAGAAAGACATGAACATTTATTAGTCATGGATTTCATTACCCAACGCCTCACCCAACTAGGTTTATTACCCCAAGTTTTAGCGCCACGTTTGCGACAATTATCGAACATTCAGCACCTATGGACACCAATTCATGCCTTAGT carries:
- a CDS encoding o-succinylbenzoate synthase: MGGRFRETVPTPMLYQFEFRPIARKFARSLVTSHGVWEIREAIILRLCDATGKVGWGEIAPISWFGSETLEQALDFCRQLPQKITAETIYAISDNLPACQFGLESALEGLGSGEWGVGGDGGDEEGYLTLSSSNAQYSALLPAGEAALSQWQSLWQQGYRTFKWKIGVDDITQELRVFDLLTQALPNSVKLRLDANGGLSYDAAKLWLQTCDNLRKNQELACEIEFIEQPLPVAEFSRMSELSESYATAIALDESVATLKQLAACYQQGWRGIFVIKPAIAGYPSRLRQFCQEHEIDAVFSSVFETAIARQTALQLATELSRRNRAVGFGINHFFTQEEDETWLQRLFPSPASP
- the menA gene encoding 2-carboxy-1,4-naphthoquinone phytyltransferase; this translates as MTTKQISRSQSKLWMAAIKPPMYSVAIMPIWVGTSVAFAENKIVNVGIFSTFIAAAILILAWENISNDVFDSETGIDVNKHHSLVNLTGKKTLVFWLGNLCLIAGLLGILAIATWQQDPTIIGIILLCCFLGYMYQGPPFRLGYQGLGEVLCFFAFGPLGITAAYYSQTKTWSATSLAASVIVGIVTSLILFCSHFHQVKDDIAAGKRSPIVRLGTATGAKVLIWFTGIIYPFTLVFVLLGFFPLWTLLSWLSLPYAFKLCRHVQQNHNQPEKVSNCKFIAVAVHFWSCLLLGVGFAIAGI
- a CDS encoding isochorismate synthase, with protein sequence MTVSPCRSNFFVEHKDLYQFLLAVQENCLKSSCRQIVSISLEIDLIDPLVVLDQLAQANAINFYFEHRGKGEAIAAIDAVKKIQINGKERFTQAEIFIKSHLKNIINFGITNAAFSGAHFFCYFSFFDQHNQVDYPFPSATVFLPRWQVSIKNQRCILVMNTVIHANVNIKILIQNLRNKIDDINALRRDAHNIDYFPAIFTKKSAVNAEKFKQSVVSVLDKINSHHLRKIVLADVLDVNSNQDFNLFSSLNNLRKIHPNCYIFSTSNGKGQNFIGASPERLISINNQQLITDALAGSAPRGKTPAEDAANANRLLNSDKERHEHLLVMDFITQRLTQLGLLPQVLAPRLRQLSNIQHLWTPIHALVPANVHPLKIVSQLHPTPAVAGAARDVACEEIRRYESFERGLYAAPLGWVDSQGNCEFIVGIRSALIDGDRARLYAGAGIVAGSDPEKEFAEIQLKLQALLKALV